The following coding sequences lie in one Sinorhizobium fredii USDA 257 genomic window:
- the mltG gene encoding endolytic transglycosylase MltG, with the protein MSDSNDNSAAQFGRNETGSNGPIIPKSASEALRPERVPEPPKRSRKARSQAVIFLNFLMTVVVFVALAAAGAVYYAMHAYEKPGPLEANRNFIVRSGAGIIEIAEGLERNNIITDSRVFRFVSEAYLDNETLKAGEYEIKAHASMQEIMELLKSGKSILYAVSLPEGLTVKQMFRKLADDPVLVGDLPTELPAEGALKPDTYKFTRGTKRAEIVQQMISAQKALVEQIWEKRDPELPVTSVEEFVTLASIVEKETGRADERPRVASVFINRLEKGMRLQSDPTIIYGIFGGEGKPADRVILKSDLDKETPYNTYLIKGLPPTPIANPGRAALEAVANPSRTPELYFVADGTGGHVFAATLDEHNANVRRWRKLEAEKAAEAAKAAADAATAPPEAQ; encoded by the coding sequence GTGAGCGACTCAAACGATAACAGCGCGGCACAGTTTGGCCGCAATGAAACCGGGAGCAACGGGCCGATCATTCCGAAATCGGCCAGCGAGGCGCTGAGACCCGAGCGGGTGCCGGAGCCGCCCAAACGTTCCCGAAAGGCGCGCAGCCAGGCCGTCATCTTCCTCAATTTCCTGATGACCGTGGTCGTTTTCGTGGCGTTGGCGGCGGCGGGCGCCGTCTATTACGCGATGCATGCATATGAGAAACCCGGACCGCTGGAAGCAAACAGGAACTTCATCGTACGCAGCGGCGCCGGCATCATCGAAATTGCCGAGGGGCTGGAGCGCAACAACATCATCACCGACAGTCGCGTGTTCCGCTTCGTCTCCGAGGCCTATCTCGACAACGAGACGCTGAAGGCCGGCGAATACGAGATCAAGGCGCATGCGTCGATGCAGGAGATCATGGAACTCTTGAAGTCCGGCAAGTCGATCCTTTATGCCGTGTCTCTTCCGGAAGGACTGACCGTAAAGCAGATGTTCCGCAAGCTTGCGGACGACCCAGTGCTCGTCGGCGATCTGCCGACGGAACTGCCGGCCGAAGGCGCACTGAAGCCGGACACTTACAAATTCACACGCGGCACCAAGCGGGCGGAAATCGTCCAGCAAATGATTTCGGCGCAGAAGGCGCTGGTTGAGCAGATCTGGGAAAAACGTGATCCGGAGCTGCCGGTGACGTCGGTCGAAGAGTTCGTCACGCTCGCCTCCATCGTCGAGAAGGAGACTGGGCGCGCAGACGAGCGGCCGCGCGTGGCCTCCGTCTTCATCAACCGTTTGGAAAAGGGCATGCGCCTGCAGTCCGATCCGACGATCATCTACGGCATTTTCGGCGGGGAGGGCAAACCAGCCGACCGGGTGATCCTCAAGTCGGACCTCGACAAGGAAACGCCTTACAACACCTATCTCATTAAGGGGTTGCCGCCGACACCGATCGCAAATCCGGGCAGGGCGGCGCTGGAAGCGGTGGCAAATCCCTCGCGCACGCCTGAGCTTTATTTCGTCGCCGACGGCACAGGCGGTCACGTCTTTGCCGCGACGCTCGACGAGCACAATGCGAATGTGCGGCGATGGCGGAAGCTCGAGGCCGAAAAGGCGGCCGAGGCGGCAAAGGCGGCTGCGGATGCAGCCACGGCTCCGCCCGAGGCGCAATAA
- the lptF gene encoding LPS export ABC transporter permease LptF codes for MKLIERYIFRRATIMFLATLLPLLGIVWTTQALSNVNLVTDSGQSIFAFLKLATLILPSVVPIILPFALLIGVTQTLSVMNTDSELTVLNAAGSSRMSVIRPVIYLAIGLSALSFVIDNFVEPYSRVAVRKMIATAHADLLSTVVQENAFRKITDGLYVQVAARRSGGVLHGIFVADSRNPNFELVYYAREGAVDEERSALVMKDGEVHRKLPDGGVSVIKFDSYAFDLTDMTRAAGEATIRAKDRDLFYLIAPDPNDSSYKRSPLTFTAELHRRLTEWTYPLLFGLIALVVSSDARSHREARVHPTLSAVGAALVIRWMTFYAGNSAEDSIWFVPLMYLVPLVTGALAIRQLASNRRLDIPMTWKEKLTDLMLRLRLVRPAGVDGEQPS; via the coding sequence ATGAAGCTGATCGAACGCTACATCTTCCGGCGCGCCACGATCATGTTCCTGGCAACGCTCCTGCCGCTGCTCGGCATCGTCTGGACCACGCAGGCGCTGAGCAACGTTAACCTCGTCACGGACAGCGGCCAGTCGATCTTCGCCTTCCTCAAGCTTGCGACGCTGATCCTGCCTTCGGTCGTTCCGATCATTCTGCCCTTCGCGCTGCTGATCGGCGTCACCCAGACGCTGAGCGTGATGAACACGGATTCGGAACTGACGGTGCTCAACGCCGCCGGCAGTTCGCGCATGTCCGTCATCCGGCCGGTGATCTATCTCGCCATTGGGCTGAGCGCCCTCTCCTTCGTCATCGACAATTTCGTCGAGCCCTATTCGCGCGTTGCCGTGCGCAAGATGATCGCGACGGCGCATGCCGACTTGCTGTCCACCGTCGTGCAGGAAAACGCCTTTCGGAAGATCACCGACGGGCTTTACGTACAGGTCGCCGCCCGGCGCAGCGGCGGCGTCCTGCATGGCATCTTCGTCGCCGATTCGCGCAATCCGAATTTCGAACTCGTCTATTATGCGCGCGAGGGGGCGGTGGACGAGGAGCGCTCGGCGCTCGTGATGAAGGACGGCGAAGTCCATCGCAAATTGCCGGACGGCGGCGTCTCCGTCATCAAGTTCGATTCCTATGCCTTCGATCTCACCGACATGACCCGGGCGGCCGGCGAGGCCACCATCCGGGCCAAGGATCGCGACCTCTTCTATCTCATCGCTCCCGATCCGAACGATTCTTCCTACAAGCGCTCGCCGCTGACCTTTACTGCGGAACTGCACCGGCGTCTCACCGAGTGGACATACCCGCTCCTCTTCGGCTTGATCGCCCTCGTCGTCAGCAGCGATGCCCGCTCGCACCGGGAGGCGCGCGTGCATCCGACGCTCAGCGCCGTGGGTGCGGCTCTCGTCATCCGCTGGATGACTTTCTACGCCGGCAACAGCGCGGAAGATTCGATCTGGTTCGTACCGCTCATGTATCTTGTGCCGCTGGTGACCGGTGCCCTGGCGATACGCCAGCTCGCCAGCAACCGCCGCCTCGACATACCGATGACCTGGAAAGAAAAGCTCACCGATCTGATGCTGCGGCTTCGGCTCGTGCGGCCGGCTGGCGTCGATGGGGAACAGCCGTCATGA
- the gmk gene encoding guanylate kinase produces the protein MKSATASPIRIARRGLMLVISSPSGAGKSTIARNLLEADPELSISVSVTTRARRPSEIEGRHYYFKTVREFEALRATDSLLEWAEVHGNFYGTPRDAVETAMAEGRDMLFDIDWQGAQQLQEKMAGDVVSIFILPPSMAELQSRLHRRAEDTEEVIATRLANSRAEIEHWREYDYIVVNDDLDRAFSSVRSIIEAERLRRDRRPGLFEFVNGLLTENPF, from the coding sequence ATGAAATCGGCGACTGCCTCGCCCATCAGGATCGCCCGTCGCGGTTTGATGCTTGTGATCTCGTCGCCTTCGGGTGCCGGCAAATCGACGATCGCGCGCAATCTCCTCGAAGCCGATCCGGAACTGAGCATCTCGGTGAGCGTGACGACGCGCGCCCGGCGCCCGAGCGAGATCGAGGGGCGGCATTACTACTTCAAGACCGTCCGCGAATTCGAAGCCTTGAGGGCGACGGACTCGCTTCTCGAATGGGCCGAGGTGCACGGTAATTTTTACGGAACACCGCGCGACGCCGTCGAAACCGCTATGGCCGAAGGGCGCGATATGCTCTTCGATATCGACTGGCAAGGTGCGCAGCAATTGCAGGAAAAGATGGCGGGCGACGTCGTCTCGATCTTCATCCTGCCGCCGTCCATGGCCGAGCTGCAGTCCCGCCTGCATCGGCGCGCCGAAGACACCGAAGAAGTGATCGCCACCCGGCTTGCCAACTCACGCGCCGAGATCGAGCACTGGCGGGAATACGACTATATTGTCGTCAACGACGATCTGGACCGTGCCTTTTCTTCGGTCCGCTCGATCATCGAAGCGGAGCGCCTGCGCCGCGACCGGCGACCCGGGCTGTTCGAATTCGTCAACGGTCTTCTGACGGAGAATCCGTTCTAG
- the pdxA gene encoding 4-hydroxythreonine-4-phosphate dehydrogenase PdxA has protein sequence MSDTSGRPIALTMGDPAGIGPDITLAVWARRQAQATAPFLFIGDPSVLSARAQALAQTVRIEETDCLNAAAVFANALPVLPIRCPARVVAGRPSAENAAAVTGAIDTAVRLVMAGEASGVTTNPIAKAVLYEAGFRFPGHTEYLADLAEKATGTSAPPVMMLAGPKLRAVPVTIHIPLKDVPAALTQDLIYRTCTITAADLKSRFGLAAPRLAIAGLNPHAGEGGALGLEDDAVIRPVIDRLRAEGLNVVGPLPADTMFHDRARETYDVAICMYHDQALIPAKALGFDDSVNVTLGLPFIRTSPDHGTAFAIAGRGIAREDSLQAALRLAAELAANAGKAQG, from the coding sequence ATGAGCGACACGAGCGGCAGGCCGATTGCCCTGACGATGGGCGACCCGGCCGGTATTGGCCCGGACATCACCCTTGCCGTTTGGGCAAGGCGGCAGGCGCAGGCGACTGCGCCTTTCCTCTTCATTGGCGACCCGTCAGTGCTATCGGCACGCGCCCAGGCGCTCGCGCAGACGGTGCGGATCGAGGAGACCGATTGCCTCAACGCGGCCGCCGTCTTCGCGAATGCCCTGCCGGTCCTGCCGATCCGTTGTCCCGCTCGCGTTGTCGCCGGTCGGCCAAGCGCGGAGAATGCCGCCGCCGTCACCGGCGCGATCGATACCGCCGTCCGGCTTGTTATGGCCGGTGAAGCGTCAGGCGTGACGACCAATCCGATCGCCAAGGCCGTGCTTTACGAGGCGGGTTTTCGTTTCCCCGGTCATACGGAATATCTCGCCGATCTGGCGGAGAAGGCGACCGGGACCTCCGCCCCGCCGGTGATGATGCTGGCGGGACCGAAGCTGCGCGCCGTTCCCGTAACCATCCATATTCCGCTCAAGGATGTTCCCGCGGCGCTGACGCAGGATCTGATCTACCGGACCTGCACGATAACCGCCGCCGATCTGAAGAGCCGCTTCGGGCTGGCGGCGCCACGCCTCGCCATCGCCGGTCTCAATCCACATGCGGGCGAAGGCGGTGCGCTCGGTCTCGAAGACGATGCGGTCATCCGCCCGGTCATCGACCGCCTTCGCGCCGAAGGTCTCAACGTTGTCGGACCGCTTCCGGCCGACACGATGTTCCATGATCGGGCAAGGGAGACCTACGACGTCGCGATCTGCATGTATCACGACCAGGCCCTGATCCCGGCCAAGGCACTCGGCTTCGATGACAGTGTCAATGTGACGCTTGGCCTGCCTTTCATCAGGACCTCGCCGGACCACGGCACCGCCTTCGCGATTGCCGGCAGGGGCATTGCCCGAGAGGACAGCCTGCAGGCGGCGCTGCGGCTTGCCGCGGAGCTTGCAGCCAATGCCGGGAAGGCGCAGGGCTGA
- a CDS encoding YicC/YloC family endoribonuclease, whose translation MPLQSMTGFARREGSSGRYRWTWELRSVNGKGLDVRLRLPQGLERFEPDCRRLAPQYFSRGNLQIALSVSGGETAVEAVVNRGALDAVLKLREQLGDLVDAAPLSFDTLLSLRGIIDFREPEESESERAARDADIVKGLESSLADLAVMREDEGAALEKVLLAQVGRIEELTATVENDPSRSPSAIAARLAQQVALIMDNATSIDRERLHAEVALLATKADLREEIDRLRSHIAAARELLTKGGPVGRKLDFLAQEFNRESNTICSKSNAAAVSAAGIELKVVIDQFREQVQNLE comes from the coding sequence ATGCCGCTCCAATCGATGACCGGCTTTGCCAGGAGAGAGGGGAGCAGCGGCCGCTATCGCTGGACTTGGGAATTGCGCTCGGTCAACGGAAAAGGGCTCGATGTGCGGCTGCGCCTGCCGCAGGGGTTGGAGCGTTTCGAGCCCGACTGTCGTCGTCTTGCCCCACAGTATTTCTCTCGCGGCAACCTGCAGATCGCGCTGTCGGTGAGCGGCGGCGAGACGGCCGTCGAAGCGGTGGTCAACCGGGGTGCCTTGGATGCGGTCCTGAAACTGCGCGAGCAACTGGGCGATCTCGTCGACGCGGCGCCGCTCAGCTTCGATACGCTTCTGTCGCTGCGCGGCATCATCGATTTTCGTGAGCCGGAGGAAAGCGAGAGCGAGCGCGCCGCACGCGACGCCGATATCGTCAAGGGACTGGAATCGTCGCTCGCCGACCTCGCCGTCATGCGCGAGGACGAGGGAGCTGCGCTCGAAAAAGTTTTGCTGGCGCAGGTGGGCCGCATCGAAGAGCTGACGGCGACGGTAGAGAACGACCCGTCACGGAGCCCTTCCGCGATCGCCGCACGATTGGCACAGCAGGTCGCGCTGATCATGGACAACGCGACGTCCATCGACCGCGAAAGATTGCATGCAGAGGTCGCGCTGCTTGCGACCAAGGCTGACCTCAGGGAAGAGATCGACCGGCTCCGTTCGCACATCGCCGCCGCCCGCGAACTCTTGACGAAGGGCGGACCGGTTGGACGCAAGCTCGACTTTCTTGCACAGGAATTTAACCGGGAATCGAATACGATCTGCTCGAAGTCGAACGCCGCCGCCGTCTCGGCCGCGGGCATCGAATTGAAGGTTGTGATCGACCAGTTCCGCGAACAGGTTCAGAATCTGGAGTAA
- a CDS encoding LPS-assembly protein LptD codes for MAAGNRGPMKLINAALLAGVALHALAIGMHAPAMAQDTSTRIDELQPNIPADAKLLLTANELVYNRDTEIVTVRGNVQIEYGGYKMVARQVEYNQKSGRILATGEVQLVEPGGNVVYADKMDVTDDFGNGFVEALRIETTDLTRLAAESGERRNGEEFILNKAVYTACTPCSTKPEHRSLWHIKAQRVIQNGRTRTIRLEHAYFELFGKPIAYIPVMEIPDHTVKRKSGFLFPTFRYAQKLGAGVGIPYYWAISPYMDATVTTTGLTRQGFLLEGEFRQRFHNGMHTLNVAGISQMDRDQFTPGTVDAEETARGMVASRGRFEINPRWTFGWNVLVQSDNNFAKTYDLSTFDGTTYVNQAYLSGLGRRNYFDLRAFYFDIQDADPDSIAENQQPVAQVLDYSYTAPEPVLGGELNADINFTNVKRNRLDRDTTVFGVDRFRGLEGTSHRLTGELEWKRTFIAPGGLVLTPLLAARGDAVGVNVDDPVGYTGDFTSSDAVTRRMLTAGLEARYPILFAGETSSHVLEPIAQLYARPNEEYAGALPNEDAQSFVFDATNLFDRDKFSGFDRIEGGTRANVGFRYTGSFDSGYGLRAIAGQSFHLGGLNSFATDDLVKAGADSGLETDRSDYVAMFGVDAPSGLMASLSGRLDEKDFDLRRADATVGYLGLTWQAAFTYTRIEAQPLYGSQSDQDEIQTAAAYRFHDFWSVFGALTYDINEGVVSRQGLGLTYDDQDTLFSIVYKSERDTDSTVANDWSIGARISFRTLGDINVGETRFEELDYF; via the coding sequence GTGGCGGCAGGCAACCGCGGACCTATGAAGCTTATCAACGCCGCCCTCCTCGCAGGCGTGGCGCTGCATGCGCTTGCCATCGGAATGCATGCGCCGGCCATGGCGCAGGACACATCTACCCGAATCGATGAGCTGCAGCCGAACATCCCGGCTGATGCGAAACTGCTGCTGACCGCCAACGAGCTGGTCTACAACCGCGACACGGAAATCGTCACCGTGCGCGGCAACGTGCAGATCGAATATGGCGGCTACAAAATGGTGGCCCGCCAGGTCGAATACAATCAAAAGAGCGGCCGCATTCTTGCGACCGGAGAAGTCCAGCTGGTCGAGCCTGGCGGCAATGTCGTCTATGCCGACAAGATGGACGTCACCGACGATTTCGGCAATGGATTCGTCGAAGCGTTGCGGATCGAGACGACGGACCTGACCCGGCTCGCGGCCGAGAGCGGCGAACGACGCAACGGCGAAGAGTTCATCCTGAACAAGGCCGTCTATACCGCCTGTACGCCTTGCTCGACCAAGCCGGAGCACCGCTCGCTGTGGCACATCAAGGCGCAGCGTGTCATCCAGAACGGCCGCACCCGCACGATTCGGCTTGAACACGCCTATTTCGAACTTTTCGGAAAGCCGATCGCCTACATACCGGTGATGGAAATCCCTGACCACACGGTCAAGCGCAAGAGCGGCTTCCTGTTTCCGACGTTCCGCTACGCGCAGAAACTCGGCGCCGGCGTCGGTATCCCCTATTATTGGGCGATCTCGCCCTATATGGACGCGACCGTCACCACGACCGGATTGACGCGCCAGGGCTTCCTGCTCGAAGGCGAGTTCCGCCAGCGCTTCCACAACGGCATGCACACGCTGAACGTGGCCGGCATCAGCCAGATGGACAGGGACCAGTTCACGCCTGGTACGGTCGACGCCGAGGAGACCGCACGCGGCATGGTGGCGTCCAGGGGCCGATTCGAGATCAATCCGCGCTGGACCTTCGGCTGGAACGTTCTCGTCCAATCGGACAACAACTTCGCCAAGACCTATGATCTTTCGACGTTCGACGGCACGACGTATGTCAACCAGGCTTATCTGTCTGGCCTCGGCAGGCGCAATTATTTCGACCTGCGCGCCTTCTATTTCGATATTCAGGATGCCGACCCGGACAGCATCGCGGAAAACCAGCAGCCGGTCGCGCAGGTCCTCGACTATTCCTACACGGCGCCCGAGCCGGTGCTGGGCGGAGAACTCAACGCCGACATCAACTTCACGAATGTCAAGCGCAACCGGCTGGACCGGGATACGACGGTGTTCGGCGTCGATCGCTTCCGCGGGCTCGAAGGCACGTCGCATCGCCTGACCGGCGAACTCGAATGGAAACGGACCTTCATCGCGCCCGGCGGGCTCGTTCTGACGCCGCTGCTTGCGGCGCGCGGTGACGCTGTGGGCGTCAATGTGGACGACCCGGTCGGCTACACAGGCGATTTCACGAGCAGCGATGCCGTGACGCGGCGCATGCTCACCGCAGGTCTCGAGGCTCGTTATCCGATCCTTTTCGCCGGTGAGACGAGCAGCCACGTGCTGGAGCCGATCGCGCAGCTTTATGCGCGTCCAAACGAAGAATATGCCGGCGCACTCCCGAACGAAGATGCCCAGAGCTTCGTCTTCGACGCCACCAACCTCTTCGATCGCGACAAGTTCTCCGGCTTCGACCGCATCGAAGGCGGAACACGCGCCAATGTCGGCTTCCGATATACGGGAAGCTTCGACAGCGGCTACGGCCTGCGCGCCATTGCCGGCCAATCGTTCCACCTCGGCGGGCTGAACTCGTTCGCGACGGACGATCTCGTCAAGGCCGGCGCCGATTCCGGCCTGGAAACCGACCGATCCGACTATGTCGCCATGTTCGGTGTCGACGCTCCATCCGGTCTGATGGCGAGCCTCTCCGGACGACTGGACGAGAAGGACTTCGACCTGCGGCGCGCTGATGCGACTGTCGGCTATCTCGGCCTGACATGGCAGGCCGCCTTCACCTATACGCGGATTGAGGCACAGCCGCTCTACGGCTCGCAATCCGATCAGGATGAAATTCAGACAGCGGCGGCCTACCGATTCCACGACTTCTGGTCGGTGTTCGGCGCGTTGACCTATGACATCAATGAAGGCGTTGTATCCCGCCAAGGCCTGGGACTGACCTATGACGATCAAGACACGCTGTTCTCGATCGTGTACAAGTCGGAGCGGGATACCGACAGCACGGTGGCCAACGACTGGTCGATCGGCGCCCGCATCAGCTTCCGGACGTTGGGCGACATCAATGTGGGCGAGACCAGGTTCGAAGAGCTGGACTACTTCTGA
- the rsmA gene encoding 16S rRNA (adenine(1518)-N(6)/adenine(1519)-N(6))-dimethyltransferase RsmA translates to MAALDGLPPLRDVIQRHGLDAKKALGQNFLLDLNLTQKIARTAGPLDDVTVIEVGPGPGGLTRAILALGAKKVVAIERDPRCLPALAEISTHYPGRLDVVEGDALKVDFETLAEGPVRIIANLPYNVGTQLLVNWLLPGRWPPFWESMTLMFQREVGLRIVASADDDHYGRLGVLCGWRTNARLAFDVPAQAFTPPPKVTSTVVHLEPIDNPIPCAASALEKVTQAAFGQRRKMLRQSLKPLGGEALLGKAGIDPQRRAETLTVEEFCRLANCL, encoded by the coding sequence ATGGCAGCACTCGACGGCCTGCCGCCGCTTCGCGACGTCATCCAGCGCCACGGACTGGATGCGAAGAAGGCGCTCGGGCAGAATTTCCTGCTCGATCTCAATCTCACGCAGAAGATCGCACGCACGGCCGGCCCTCTCGATGACGTCACCGTCATTGAGGTCGGTCCGGGCCCGGGAGGGCTGACGCGCGCGATCTTGGCACTCGGCGCCAAGAAGGTCGTGGCAATCGAACGCGACCCGCGCTGCCTTCCGGCGCTTGCCGAAATCAGCACCCATTATCCTGGCCGGCTCGATGTCGTCGAGGGCGATGCCCTGAAGGTCGATTTCGAGACCCTCGCCGAGGGTCCGGTGCGTATCATCGCCAATCTGCCCTACAATGTCGGCACACAGCTTCTCGTCAATTGGCTGCTGCCGGGGCGCTGGCCGCCCTTCTGGGAGTCGATGACGCTGATGTTCCAGCGGGAAGTCGGCTTGCGGATCGTGGCGAGCGCCGACGACGATCATTACGGCCGCCTCGGCGTCCTCTGCGGCTGGAGGACCAATGCACGCCTGGCCTTCGATGTTCCAGCACAGGCCTTCACGCCGCCGCCGAAGGTCACCTCCACGGTCGTGCATCTCGAGCCGATCGACAATCCGATCCCATGCGCCGCCTCGGCGCTCGAGAAGGTCACGCAGGCAGCCTTTGGCCAGCGCCGCAAGATGCTACGTCAAAGCCTCAAGCCGCTCGGTGGCGAAGCGCTGCTTGGCAAAGCCGGCATCGACCCGCAACGCCGGGCCGAGACGCTGACGGTGGAAGAGTTCTGCCGGTTGGCCAATTGCCTCTGA
- a CDS encoding peptidylprolyl isomerase: MMGGKFSIVRALSALMVAGVLSIASVAAVQAASGVSVIVNNTVITSGDIAKRVAFLRLQRQGGGAAEAKQQLVDEVLKRTEIARVQQSVSTQEVDAAYARFAAGNKLSAEQLGKILEQSGVGVEHFKQYIAVQMSWPRVVNFRYGSASRLSGGDLVKRMMEGGGDKPVTTEYFLQQVIFVIPESKRGAITAKRQAEANASRSKFPGCETSKVFAANYRDVSIRSLGRVLAQQLPEDWKPLVEKAGDGMTTGTRVTEKGVEYLAICRKRQVNDDAAAEVVFRAEDIGKKKAGGDDPNSEKYLEELRAKAQIVNK, translated from the coding sequence ATGATGGGCGGGAAATTCTCGATCGTGAGGGCGCTCTCCGCGCTGATGGTGGCCGGCGTGTTGAGCATTGCTTCGGTTGCGGCCGTTCAGGCTGCGAGCGGTGTGAGTGTGATCGTCAACAATACCGTTATCACCTCGGGTGATATCGCCAAGCGGGTGGCGTTCCTTCGCCTGCAGCGCCAGGGGGGCGGTGCGGCGGAAGCCAAGCAGCAGCTGGTCGACGAGGTCCTGAAGCGGACCGAGATCGCACGCGTCCAGCAATCGGTAAGCACCCAGGAGGTCGACGCCGCCTATGCGCGTTTTGCCGCCGGCAACAAGCTGTCGGCCGAGCAACTCGGCAAGATCCTCGAGCAGTCCGGCGTCGGCGTCGAGCATTTCAAGCAGTATATCGCCGTCCAGATGAGCTGGCCGCGGGTCGTCAACTTCCGCTATGGCAGCGCCAGCCGCCTATCCGGCGGCGACCTCGTCAAGCGCATGATGGAGGGCGGCGGCGACAAGCCGGTGACGACGGAGTATTTCCTGCAGCAGGTCATCTTCGTCATCCCGGAATCGAAGCGCGGCGCGATCACCGCCAAGCGGCAGGCCGAAGCCAACGCCTCGCGCTCGAAGTTTCCCGGCTGCGAAACGTCGAAGGTCTTTGCGGCGAATTACCGCGACGTATCGATCCGTAGTCTCGGCCGCGTGCTTGCCCAGCAATTGCCGGAGGATTGGAAGCCGCTCGTCGAAAAGGCGGGCGACGGCATGACGACCGGTACACGCGTCACCGAAAAGGGCGTCGAATATCTGGCAATCTGCAGGAAGCGCCAGGTCAATGACGACGCAGCTGCCGAAGTTGTCTTCCGTGCCGAGGATATCGGCAAGAAGAAAGCCGGCGGCGATGACCCCAACAGCGAGAAGTATCTCGAGGAACTGCGCGCCAAGGCGCAGATCGTCAACAAATAA
- the lptG gene encoding LPS export ABC transporter permease LptG, which yields MILSTLGRYFFKRYIVTTFWFLIGIFALIFIIDFSELASRMSALPHYTVSGALLMTTFRIPTILQQTVPFVALFSAMAALISLNRRYELVVTRAAGISVWQFLRPFVLGAFLVGVLAVVALNPLAAWGTKRAEALEAEWGSSRSAQSNSIPWLRQIYDGTDTIIGARSVQNGGTELINVTVIHFDPQGTIILRQDAKSAKLEDGYWLLKGVTESGNGRLPRRLETVQLRTNLKADFVQERLAKADSIQFFDLPHKIDVARSFGFSTDAMETQLHSLLSLPLLLVAMTLIAACVSLKFSRFNQSRSVILGGILSGFVLYVVTVLVKAFGSSGIVPPFVAAWLPVVVAMALGSTILLHQEDG from the coding sequence ATGATCCTCAGCACCCTTGGACGCTATTTCTTCAAGCGGTACATCGTCACGACGTTCTGGTTTCTGATCGGCATCTTCGCGCTGATCTTCATCATCGATTTCAGCGAGCTCGCCAGCCGTATGTCGGCCTTGCCGCATTACACGGTTTCCGGCGCGCTGCTGATGACGACGTTCCGCATCCCGACCATCCTGCAGCAGACGGTTCCCTTCGTGGCACTCTTTTCTGCGATGGCGGCACTGATTTCGCTCAACCGCCGCTACGAGTTGGTCGTCACGCGGGCCGCTGGCATTTCCGTGTGGCAGTTCTTGAGACCATTCGTGCTGGGAGCGTTTCTCGTCGGCGTTCTCGCCGTCGTCGCACTCAACCCGCTTGCCGCCTGGGGAACAAAGAGGGCCGAAGCGCTGGAGGCGGAATGGGGCTCGTCCCGCTCGGCGCAATCCAATTCGATTCCGTGGCTCAGACAGATCTATGACGGCACGGACACGATCATTGGCGCACGGTCCGTCCAGAACGGCGGCACGGAGCTCATCAACGTCACCGTTATCCACTTTGATCCACAGGGAACGATCATCCTGAGGCAGGATGCGAAGTCGGCGAAACTCGAAGATGGTTACTGGCTCCTTAAGGGGGTCACCGAAAGCGGCAACGGACGCCTGCCCCGACGGCTGGAAACGGTACAACTGCGTACGAATCTGAAGGCCGATTTCGTCCAGGAACGTCTGGCAAAGGCTGATTCCATTCAATTTTTCGACCTGCCGCACAAGATTGACGTGGCCCGGTCCTTCGGCTTCTCGACCGACGCCATGGAGACCCAGCTTCACTCGCTCCTGTCGCTGCCGCTGCTTCTCGTTGCAATGACTCTGATCGCCGCATGCGTGTCCTTGAAATTTAGCCGATTCAACCAATCGCGCTCCGTAATTCTCGGTGGAATCCTGTCAGGCTTCGTGCTTTATGTCGTCACCGTGCTTGTCAAAGCATTCGGGAGCAGCGGTATTGTGCCTCCGTTCGTTGCAGCCTGGTTGCCAGTTGTTGTAGCGATGGCGCTGGGCTCGACGATTCTATTACATCAGGAGGATGGCTAG